tttatattatcaatgataataatgatatatacattgattattgcatacttgttaacgcacccgattaagtaggattttatgtaatatttacattgatgaattaaaatttaattattttcgtgTTAATTCAGATTTAGTATGACAAATATTACAAGCTTGTCGTTCATTTCCTTGGACATTTCTGGCGATGATTATTTATCATGGGTACAAGATGTAAAGTTGCACTTGGGTTCAAAGAAATTAAGCGATACAATAAAGGCAGAAAATAAATCCACGGCTGAAGAAAACTTTACCTCCATAATTTTTCTCCGACACCACATGCATGAAGATTTAAAATCTGAGTACTTAGAAGTCGAGGATCCttttattttatgggaaaatctaAAGGATAGGTTCGATCACCAGAAACTAATTTATCTACCTGCAGCTGAAAATGATTGGGCTAATTTAAGACTTCAGGATTTTAAGAGTGTCCGAGCATATAGCTCTGCTTTGTTCAAAATAAGTTCTAGGCTTATTATGTGCGGTGAGAAAGTTACGGAAAAAAGAAAAATCGATAAAACACTATCAACTTTTCACCCAACAATATCAACTTAGCAGAGATGTACAGGGAGCGCAAATTCACTAAATTCGGGGATCTTCTATCAACTCTCCTCATTGCTGAACAGAATCATGAATTGGTGATTAAGAATCATCAATCCCGTCCAACAGGATCTGCCCCATTACCTGAAGTAAATAACATGTCATTCCAGCAGAATGTACGTGGAAGAGGGTATAGAGGTGGACGGGGCCAAGAGCGGTACCGTGGACGAGGTCGGAGCCACGGGCATTTTCCTCCATATAACAACTCTGGCCACCGGAAGTGGCAATCTGAATCACAGAGTAAAAGAAAGGCATCACGAGGAGGAAAAACTGAAAATGTTTGCTATAGGTACGGCATGAATGGGCACTGGACACGTAATTGTCATACCCTAGATCATCGTGTTAAGTTATACCAATCTTCTCaaaaatcaaaagagaaaatggTAGAAACAAATTTTGCCAACAATAACATAGATGATTTCTCGAGAATCACAACTGGAGAAATAAGCATTAATGGTCCGAATGACCCTAACGAAACTCCCATATGGGAGGCTGAAGATTAGTTGTGTGTATTGTGTGCTTTATTTTGTTTGAACTATGTAGTGTGTTAtgttcttatcaaataaattattttcttaattatatacagaatggattctgaagatatatgcattgctgattgtggtacaactcatacgattccacagaaccaaaagtattttacccaaataaccaaaaccaaagctcaagtcggaacgatttccggcgtatctaatataatcgaaggttttggaaaagctagtttCATCCTACCTAACGGTACCCACATACACATTTCAAATGCATTATATTCTAGTAAGTCTActagaaatcttcttagttttaaagATATTCGACTCAATAATTTTTACATCGAAACTACCTCTGAGGCTGATAGAGAATATCTTCTTATTACTTCCGCTAATCCTAGCaacaagaaaatcttagaaaagtttCACTCACTTTCCTCAGGATTATACATGATGAAAATTAGAACTATTGAGTCACACAATATCATTGTTTCCAAACTCATAGATCCAAAATCTTTTACTCTTTGGCATGAAAGATTAGGTCATCCTGGCGTCTCTATGATGTGTCGTATTATAGAGAATTCTACTAGCCATCCTCTTAAAGATTTTAAATTTCTTTCCAACAATGACCTCCCATGTTTAGCATGTTCTTTAGGAAAATTGATCACTCGACCATCCCCTACTAAAGTTCAGCTTGAAAGCCCAACTTTTCTAGAAAGGATCCAAGGCGACATATGTGGACCTATACACCCATCAtctggcccatttaggtacttCATGGTATTAATTGATGTctcaactagatggtctcatgtttgtcttctctcaactcgtaatgatgcttttgcaaaattacttgcccaaataatcaaattacgagCTCAATTCCCAGATCATTGCATCAAGTCAGTTCGTTTAGATAATGCCGGCGAATTCACATCTGCAACTTTTGTCGACTATTGCATGTCTGTAGGAATCTCAGTTTAACACCCAGTTCCTcatgtacatacacaaaatgggttagccgagtcttttatcaaaagactccaacttattgcaagaccgctgttgttgaaagc
The sequence above is drawn from the Apium graveolens cultivar Ventura chromosome 2, ASM990537v1, whole genome shotgun sequence genome and encodes:
- the LOC141692865 gene encoding uncharacterized protein LOC141692865, with the translated sequence MYRERKFTKFGDLLSTLLIAEQNHELVIKNHQSRPTGSAPLPEVNNMSFQQNVRGRGYRGGRGQERYRGRGRSHGHFPPYNNSGHRKWQSESQSKRKASRGGKTENVCYRYGMNGHWTRNCHTLDHRVKLYQSSQKSKEKMVETNFANNNIDDFSRITTGEISINGPNDPNETPIWEAED